A genomic window from Rhodococcus sp. KBS0724 includes:
- the nuoH gene encoding NADH-quinone oxidoreductase subunit NuoH has product MSTVTHIAEPVDLSAFGHDPLWLVIAKALVIFVFLLLTTLIAIYVERKVMARMQMRVGPNRVGPRGLLQSLADGVKLALKEGITPSDVDKPIYMLAPIIAVVPAFMAFAVVPFGPEVSIFGTWSPLQLTDLPVGVLYILAVTSVGVYGIVLAGWSSGSTYPLLGALRSTAQVISYEVAMGLSFAAVFLYAGTMSTSGIVSAQEGSWYVFLLLPSFLIYVVAMVGETNRAPFDLPEAEGELVGGFHTEYSSLKFAMFMLAEYVNMVTVSALATTLFLGGWHAPFPFNLWDGANSGWWPVLWFVAKVWFFLFVFIWLRSTLPRLRYDQFMNLGWKILIPAALLWVMAIASVRAFRNAGYNTWLVLLCVGVVLGGVLLVALGGLYRGRRRDLEQPPATPAHFNAMAGGFPVPPMPGQTVSAFSRTRSASTETVVPTETSEDSHA; this is encoded by the coding sequence ATGAGCACCGTCACGCATATCGCTGAACCCGTGGACCTTTCGGCGTTCGGGCACGATCCGCTGTGGCTGGTGATCGCCAAAGCCTTGGTGATTTTCGTGTTCTTGTTGCTCACGACGCTGATCGCGATCTATGTCGAGCGCAAGGTCATGGCCCGAATGCAGATGCGTGTCGGCCCTAACCGGGTGGGCCCGCGTGGATTGCTGCAGAGCCTGGCCGACGGCGTGAAATTGGCTCTGAAGGAAGGCATCACACCGTCCGACGTCGACAAACCGATTTACATGCTGGCTCCGATTATCGCCGTCGTTCCCGCGTTCATGGCGTTTGCGGTCGTCCCGTTCGGCCCCGAAGTATCGATCTTCGGAACGTGGTCGCCGCTGCAACTCACGGACCTTCCCGTCGGCGTTCTGTACATCCTCGCCGTCACCTCCGTGGGGGTGTACGGAATTGTTCTTGCCGGGTGGTCGTCCGGATCGACCTATCCGCTGCTCGGCGCTCTTCGATCGACGGCGCAGGTCATCTCGTACGAAGTGGCGATGGGCTTGTCGTTTGCCGCCGTATTCCTTTACGCCGGAACCATGTCCACGTCCGGAATCGTCAGCGCCCAGGAAGGATCCTGGTACGTCTTCCTGCTCCTGCCCTCGTTCCTCATCTACGTGGTTGCCATGGTCGGTGAAACCAACCGTGCACCGTTCGATCTGCCCGAAGCTGAAGGCGAACTGGTGGGCGGATTCCACACCGAGTACTCGTCACTCAAATTCGCGATGTTCATGCTCGCGGAATACGTGAACATGGTGACGGTCTCGGCCCTCGCCACCACGCTTTTCCTCGGTGGCTGGCACGCACCGTTCCCGTTCAATCTCTGGGACGGCGCAAATTCGGGGTGGTGGCCGGTGCTGTGGTTCGTTGCCAAGGTCTGGTTCTTCCTCTTCGTCTTCATCTGGCTCCGCAGCACACTTCCCAGGTTGCGCTACGACCAGTTCATGAATCTGGGATGGAAGATCCTCATTCCGGCAGCCTTGTTGTGGGTCATGGCAATCGCCTCGGTCCGTGCCTTCCGCAACGCGGGTTACAACACCTGGCTGGTGCTGCTGTGCGTCGGCGTGGTTCTGGGCGGCGTTCTTCTTGTTGCACTGGGCGGTCTCTACCGGGGCCGTCGACGCGACCTCGAGCAACCACCTGCAACGCCCGCACATTTCAATGCCATGGCCGGCGGCTTCCCCGTTCCGCCGATGCCCGGGCAAACGGTTTCCGCATTCAGCCGAACCAGGAGTGCATCCACTGAAACAGTTGTACCCACCGAAACATCGGAGGACTCCCATGCCTGA
- the nuoI gene encoding NADH-quinone oxidoreductase subunit NuoI — protein MPEFLGPLAGFGVTLSTMFKKPETEFYPEEKRPTAPGYHGRHQLNRYADGLEKCIGCELCAWACPADAIYVEGADNTEDERYSPGERYGRVYQINYLRCIGCGLCVEACPTRALTMTNEYEMADDNRAGLIYEKDRLLAPLKPDMDAPPHALRPGTTQDDYYRGDITAAGQEPEQ, from the coding sequence ATGCCTGAATTCCTCGGACCCCTTGCCGGATTCGGCGTGACTCTCTCGACAATGTTCAAGAAGCCGGAAACCGAGTTCTACCCGGAAGAGAAGCGGCCGACTGCGCCGGGTTATCACGGTCGCCATCAACTTAATCGGTATGCCGACGGACTCGAGAAATGCATCGGTTGCGAACTCTGCGCGTGGGCGTGCCCCGCCGATGCGATCTACGTCGAAGGCGCGGACAACACCGAAGACGAGCGCTACTCCCCCGGCGAACGGTACGGCCGGGTGTACCAGATCAACTACTTACGGTGCATCGGTTGCGGTCTGTGTGTGGAGGCATGCCCTACCCGCGCGCTGACCATGACCAACGAATACGAGATGGCAGATGACAATCGCGCCGGTTTGATCTACGAGAAGGACCGATTGCTCGCCCCCCTGAAGCCCGACATGGATGCGCCCCCGCACGCGTTGCGCCCGGGAACCACCCAGGACGACTACTACCGCGGCGATATCACAGCGGCCGGTCAGGAGCCGGAACAATGA
- a CDS encoding NADH-quinone oxidoreductase subunit J — protein sequence MIGALTTDVVAQGTLTVLAQETLTSTSTGEAVQFWILGTLAVISALGVVAAPKAVYSALFLAMTMIILAVFYIVQGALFLGVVQVVVYTGAVMMLFLFVLMLVGVDSSDSLVETLRGQRISAIVIGLGFGLLLIGGLGNASISGFTGFTNLEQGNIDALADLIFIRYVWAFELTGALLITATLGAMMLAHREKIAASMSQRELSQQRFKYLGSDENNPEKGSATPLPSPGVYARNNAVDIPARLPDGSPSDISVSSALTPRAQDQASREENNR from the coding sequence ATGATCGGCGCGCTCACCACTGACGTTGTTGCACAAGGAACACTGACGGTTCTCGCACAGGAGACACTGACGTCGACGTCGACGGGTGAGGCCGTGCAGTTCTGGATTCTCGGCACTCTCGCCGTGATCAGCGCGCTCGGAGTTGTTGCGGCCCCGAAAGCTGTGTATTCAGCGCTGTTCCTGGCGATGACGATGATCATCCTGGCCGTGTTCTACATAGTTCAAGGCGCCTTGTTCCTCGGAGTTGTTCAGGTTGTCGTGTACACGGGTGCGGTGATGATGCTGTTCCTGTTCGTCCTGATGCTGGTTGGCGTGGACTCCTCGGATTCACTGGTCGAAACCTTGCGGGGGCAACGTATCAGCGCAATAGTGATCGGTCTCGGTTTCGGTCTGCTGTTGATCGGCGGACTCGGCAACGCGTCGATCTCGGGATTCACCGGGTTCACCAACCTGGAGCAGGGCAACATCGATGCGCTCGCGGATCTGATTTTCATTCGCTACGTCTGGGCTTTCGAGTTGACCGGCGCGCTGCTGATCACGGCCACACTGGGCGCGATGATGCTGGCACATCGGGAGAAGATCGCGGCGTCGATGAGTCAACGCGAACTCTCACAACAGCGTTTCAAGTATTTGGGCAGCGACGAGAACAATCCCGAAAAAGGCTCGGCCACACCACTTCCAAGTCCCGGCGTCTACGCCCGGAACAACGCTGTCGACATACCGGCGCGGCTTCCCGACGGTTCGCCGTCGGACATCTCGGTCTCGAGCGCCCTCACGCCGCGCGCGCAGGATCAGGCAAGCAGAGAGGAGAACAATCGATGA